One genomic region from Leguminivora glycinivorella isolate SPB_JAAS2020 chromosome 8, LegGlyc_1.1, whole genome shotgun sequence encodes:
- the LOC125229054 gene encoding cytochrome P450 4d2-like isoform X1, with product MSLLQIDYENSCMVFYILFLPNKMDMETVSYYFTGIMCITMILVATLMCVAVALVFYYDHKRKNTRAKKLLSQFNGSDGLPIIGNALELGFNSDGVSKILLDKWRKYGMTNYRLTVGSEEWVMLCEADDAGSILAHPTELAKPTERNAAMMPFFGNSVSTSEGERWKSTRKLMTPSFHFKTLEARVDAVNSRTDALNQVLDQYVDKAPVDIYRYLRPFMFDILCNTLMGVDHNMLANPDHPYLDASARVIKIATENYFSYWRNISFIFKLTPIYREMMETIKTIRGYSDKLIRERRVKLNEFIEEIKSNNRDATIDVNTLVHEKVSEKACLLDSLLLSTLPNGDPAPDETINEEITLLCFTGHYTTTMTMAHTLYCLAKYPEVQKRVLEEQNSIFNGDKLRMPTNHDLLEMKYLEAVIKESIRVIPTVTKIGRQLQNDLPLKDGRIIPPGTQVVVYYEALYMDPKMFPEPEKYNPERFFNSLHPYAFVPFSAGPRNCIGFRYAWVAMKATLSNFLRRYEVLPGAPEDEPKFAHRIITESINGVKLRLRKREL from the exons ATGAGTTTGTTACAAATTGATTATGAAAATAGTTGTATGGTATTTTATATCTTGTTCTTACCAAATAAAATGGACATGGAAACTGTTTCGTACTATTTCACTGGGATCATGTg TATCACAATGATCCTCGTGGCAACGCTCATGTGTGTGGCCGTGGCGCTGGTGTTCTACTACGACCACAAGCGGAAGAACACGAGGGCGAAGAAACTACTCAGCCAGTTTAATGGCTCCGACGGACTGCCTATCATTGGTAACGCGCTGGAACTCGGATTCAATTCTGATG GTGTATCTAAAATTTTGTTAGATAAATGGCGAAAATACGGCATGACAAACTATCGCTTGACGGTGGGCTCTGAAGAGTGGGTCATGCTCTGCGAAGCGGACGATGCCGGG TCGATCCTGGCACATCCAACAGAGTTGGCAAAGCCCACTGAACGGAACGCAGCTATGATGCCTTTCTTCGGAAACTCCGTTTCAACGTCAGAAG GTGAACGATGGAAATCGACTCGTAAACTGATGACTCCCAGTTTCCACTTCAAGACGCTGGAGGCCCGCGTTGACGCTGTCAACTCACGCACTGACGCCCTCAATCAGGTGCTGGACCAATACGTGGATAAAGCCCCTGTGGACATATACAGATACCTGAGACCTTTCATGTTTGATATCCTGTGCAACACGCTGATGGGAGTTGATCATAATATGCTCGCTAACCCTGATCATCCTTATTTGGATGCTAGCGCTAG ggttatCAAAATCGCTACCGAAAATTACTTTTCGTACTGGAGGAATATTAGCTTCATCTTCAAACTGACGCCAATTTATCGTGAAATGATGGAGACTATCAAAACCATTAGAGGGTACAGTGACAAG CTTATCCGTGAAAGAAGAGTAAAGCTGAACGAGTTCATCGAAGAAATAAAGAGCAATAACAGAGACGCCACCATTGACGTAAACACCCTGGTTCATGAGAAAGTATCGGAGAAGGCCTGCCTTCTCGACTCTCTCCTTCTGAGTACCCTGCCGAATGGTGATCCTGCTCCGGATGAAACCATCAATGAAGAAATCACTCTGCTATGTTTCACT GGACACTACACCACAACAATGACAATGGCACACACCCTGTACTGTCTAGCGAAATATCCTGAGGTTCAGAAGCGAGTACTCGAGGAGCAGAACTCCATCTTTAACGGAGACAAGCTGAGAATGCCGACCAACCACGATCTCCTTGAAATGAAGTACCTAGAGGCTGTTATCAAGGAGAGCATCCGGGTCATCCCCACTGTTACTAAAATAGGAAGGCAGCTGCAAAATGATTTGCCATTGAAAG ATGGCAGAATCATCCCTCCCGGAACTCAAGTGGTGGTGTACTACGAAGCCCTGTACATGGACCCGAAGATGTTTCCAGAGCCCGAGAAGTACAACCCTGAGAGATTCTTCAACAGCCTGCACCCATACGCCTTTGTGCCGTTCAGCGCGGGTCCTAGGAACTGCATAG GTTTCCGCTACGCCTGGGTGGCGATGAAGGCGACACTATCCAACTTCCTTCGCCGGTACGAAGTGCTCCCCGGCGCCCCCGAAGACGAACCGAAGTTCGCCCATAGAATCATAACCGAATCCATCAATGGCGTCAAACTAAGGTTGAGAAAGAGGGAACTTTAG
- the LOC125229209 gene encoding uncharacterized protein LOC125229209: MSSDFGKDEWYVDSGCSFHLTANENWIKNMSSELTTTEIVVANKEKLPVKCCGNVMITTFTKKCEYDVEVENVLCVPSLTTNLLSVSELIKNGNTVKFTKVGCNIYNKIGELVATACLINGVYKLNVTEVFGAAAMVSGETWHRRLGHCNSNYLNKMQDAVEGLTLDK; the protein is encoded by the exons ATGAGTTCCGATTTTGGGAAGGACGAGTGGTATGTTGACTCGGGCTGTAGTTTTCATCTCACTGCAAACGAGAACTGGATCAAAAACATGTCAAGCGAGCTTACTACGACCGAGATTGTAGTCGCGAATAAAGAAAAACTACCCGTGAAATGCTGTGGCAATGTAATGATTACGACATTTACAAAGAAGTGTGAATATGATGTCGAAGTTGAAAATGTTTTGTGTGTCCCAAGTTTGACAACGAATCTGCTATCTGTCAGCGAGTTAATTAAAAACGGAAACACAGTTAAGTTTACGAAAGTTGGTtgtaatatttacaataaaattggaGAGCTTGTTGCGACAGCGTGTTTGATAAATGGAGTATACAAGTTAAATGTCACTGAAGTTTTTGGAGCTGCTGCAATGGTGTCAGGAGAGACATGGCATCGTCGTCTCGGACATTGCAACAGTAACTACTTGAACAAAATGCAGGACGCCGTGGAAGGGCTCACACTTGACA AGTAA
- the LOC125229054 gene encoding cytochrome P450 4d2-like isoform X2: protein MILVATLMCVAVALVFYYDHKRKNTRAKKLLSQFNGSDGLPIIGNALELGFNSDGVSKILLDKWRKYGMTNYRLTVGSEEWVMLCEADDAGSILAHPTELAKPTERNAAMMPFFGNSVSTSEGERWKSTRKLMTPSFHFKTLEARVDAVNSRTDALNQVLDQYVDKAPVDIYRYLRPFMFDILCNTLMGVDHNMLANPDHPYLDASARVIKIATENYFSYWRNISFIFKLTPIYREMMETIKTIRGYSDKLIRERRVKLNEFIEEIKSNNRDATIDVNTLVHEKVSEKACLLDSLLLSTLPNGDPAPDETINEEITLLCFTGHYTTTMTMAHTLYCLAKYPEVQKRVLEEQNSIFNGDKLRMPTNHDLLEMKYLEAVIKESIRVIPTVTKIGRQLQNDLPLKDGRIIPPGTQVVVYYEALYMDPKMFPEPEKYNPERFFNSLHPYAFVPFSAGPRNCIGFRYAWVAMKATLSNFLRRYEVLPGAPEDEPKFAHRIITESINGVKLRLRKREL from the exons ATGATCCTCGTGGCAACGCTCATGTGTGTGGCCGTGGCGCTGGTGTTCTACTACGACCACAAGCGGAAGAACACGAGGGCGAAGAAACTACTCAGCCAGTTTAATGGCTCCGACGGACTGCCTATCATTGGTAACGCGCTGGAACTCGGATTCAATTCTGATG GTGTATCTAAAATTTTGTTAGATAAATGGCGAAAATACGGCATGACAAACTATCGCTTGACGGTGGGCTCTGAAGAGTGGGTCATGCTCTGCGAAGCGGACGATGCCGGG TCGATCCTGGCACATCCAACAGAGTTGGCAAAGCCCACTGAACGGAACGCAGCTATGATGCCTTTCTTCGGAAACTCCGTTTCAACGTCAGAAG GTGAACGATGGAAATCGACTCGTAAACTGATGACTCCCAGTTTCCACTTCAAGACGCTGGAGGCCCGCGTTGACGCTGTCAACTCACGCACTGACGCCCTCAATCAGGTGCTGGACCAATACGTGGATAAAGCCCCTGTGGACATATACAGATACCTGAGACCTTTCATGTTTGATATCCTGTGCAACACGCTGATGGGAGTTGATCATAATATGCTCGCTAACCCTGATCATCCTTATTTGGATGCTAGCGCTAG ggttatCAAAATCGCTACCGAAAATTACTTTTCGTACTGGAGGAATATTAGCTTCATCTTCAAACTGACGCCAATTTATCGTGAAATGATGGAGACTATCAAAACCATTAGAGGGTACAGTGACAAG CTTATCCGTGAAAGAAGAGTAAAGCTGAACGAGTTCATCGAAGAAATAAAGAGCAATAACAGAGACGCCACCATTGACGTAAACACCCTGGTTCATGAGAAAGTATCGGAGAAGGCCTGCCTTCTCGACTCTCTCCTTCTGAGTACCCTGCCGAATGGTGATCCTGCTCCGGATGAAACCATCAATGAAGAAATCACTCTGCTATGTTTCACT GGACACTACACCACAACAATGACAATGGCACACACCCTGTACTGTCTAGCGAAATATCCTGAGGTTCAGAAGCGAGTACTCGAGGAGCAGAACTCCATCTTTAACGGAGACAAGCTGAGAATGCCGACCAACCACGATCTCCTTGAAATGAAGTACCTAGAGGCTGTTATCAAGGAGAGCATCCGGGTCATCCCCACTGTTACTAAAATAGGAAGGCAGCTGCAAAATGATTTGCCATTGAAAG ATGGCAGAATCATCCCTCCCGGAACTCAAGTGGTGGTGTACTACGAAGCCCTGTACATGGACCCGAAGATGTTTCCAGAGCCCGAGAAGTACAACCCTGAGAGATTCTTCAACAGCCTGCACCCATACGCCTTTGTGCCGTTCAGCGCGGGTCCTAGGAACTGCATAG GTTTCCGCTACGCCTGGGTGGCGATGAAGGCGACACTATCCAACTTCCTTCGCCGGTACGAAGTGCTCCCCGGCGCCCCCGAAGACGAACCGAAGTTCGCCCATAGAATCATAACCGAATCCATCAATGGCGTCAAACTAAGGTTGAGAAAGAGGGAACTTTAG